A section of the Kribbella sp. HUAS MG21 genome encodes:
- a CDS encoding molybdopterin-dependent oxidoreductase: MAIFSAGFTGRPERGAGKSGIPPGQYVTREFPVLSAGPTPLVSLDAWRLDVTGDHGTARSWTWDEFRELDAEEVTVNLHCVTRWSKLGTTWTGVPVDTLLAELEVDSEFVLASSYGGYTTNLPLVDLLDGKAWVVFEYEGRTIDPEHGGPARLLVPHLYLWKSAKWLRGLRLQARDEAGFWERLGYHNYGDPWREQRHWDD, translated from the coding sequence ATGGCCATCTTCTCGGCTGGTTTCACCGGTCGCCCCGAGCGCGGCGCCGGGAAGTCCGGCATTCCACCAGGGCAGTACGTCACGCGTGAGTTCCCGGTGCTGTCGGCCGGCCCTACACCGCTGGTATCGCTCGACGCGTGGCGGCTGGACGTCACCGGCGATCACGGGACCGCGCGGAGCTGGACCTGGGACGAGTTCCGTGAGCTCGACGCCGAGGAGGTCACGGTCAACCTGCACTGCGTGACCAGATGGAGCAAGCTCGGCACCACCTGGACCGGCGTACCCGTCGACACGTTGCTCGCGGAGCTGGAAGTGGACAGCGAGTTCGTGCTCGCCTCGTCGTACGGCGGGTACACGACCAATCTGCCGCTCGTCGACCTGCTCGACGGCAAGGCCTGGGTGGTGTTCGAGTACGAAGGCCGGACGATCGACCCCGAGCACGGCGGTCCCGCCCGCCTGCTCGTCCCGCACCTGTACCTGTGGAAGAGCGCGAAATGGCTGCGCGGCCTCCGGCTGCAGGCACGCGACGAGGCGGGATTCTGGGAGCGGCTCGGCTACCACAACTACGGCGATCCGTGGCGGGAGCAACGACATTGGGACGACTGA
- a CDS encoding Bax inhibitor-1 family protein, translated as MFALGADVSRDLHGNRGIVAFLAALGCLIGMQFDVRKSVELTVGLLGAFGLLTGPAVAPILAYYASANPPTLWQATAATAWFVTGFGAAGYATKRDLSVIGRLGSWALIGPTRLPGNRLGPPPRRLDPPRHPQRLPTLPPTLHPPQRDLTQPPPHQQTSSQAQCDPENRYGDVPTTTLRTRGGP; from the coding sequence CTGTTCGCACTCGGCGCGGACGTCAGCCGGGATCTCCACGGCAACCGGGGAATCGTCGCCTTCCTCGCCGCCCTCGGATGCCTCATCGGCATGCAGTTCGACGTCCGCAAATCCGTCGAGCTGACAGTTGGCTTGCTGGGCGCCTTCGGCCTGCTGACGGGCCCGGCCGTTGCACCGATACTCGCGTACTACGCGAGCGCGAACCCGCCGACCTTGTGGCAGGCCACCGCTGCGACCGCCTGGTTCGTCACCGGCTTCGGCGCCGCAGGCTATGCGACGAAGCGGGACCTGTCGGTCATCGGAAGGCTCGGCTCCTGGGCGCTGATCGGACCTACGAGGCTCCCCGGAAACAGACTCGGCCCCCCTCCTCGCCGCCTCGATCCTCCTCGACATCCTCAACGTCTTCCTACGCTTCCTCCAACTCTTCACCCACCCCAACGAGACCTGACCCAACCCCCACCCCACCAGCAAACGTCGTCACAAGCCCAGTGTGATCCTGAGAACCGGTACGGCGACGTGCCGACGACTACCCTGCGGACTCGAGGCGGGCCTTGA
- a CDS encoding alpha/beta hydrolase: MTASPPEPPDDVVDDQWSAPRHPFSRRGFVGAAAAATGVSLFGGLATSTASAVPQRTRGSIGSVSTAPRLPSGFTRTFTSRFVEANGIRQHVVIGGGGPPLLLVHGWPENWYAWRFLMPALARDFTVIAVDQRGIGLSEKASDGYDTATLADDLAALMTALGHDRFAVVGHDTGYIIGYALAADHRDRVSRLVVAEIPGPPGVEDPEHPAPPLFLPEFLNNRLWHIPFNRVDDELIVDMVRTNANAFYRYEFAIQGGGATLPDHAIDYYVSLYNRDRNALRASFGLYRAWDAHLAQNMERQKTPLTLPVLGIGGENSWGPAAAAGIRPAASDVQGAVIAGAGHWLAEQAPAQMLEILRSFLAPYLQGAG, translated from the coding sequence ATGACTGCCTCTCCCCCGGAACCACCAGACGACGTCGTCGACGACCAGTGGTCGGCGCCTCGGCACCCGTTCTCCCGCCGGGGATTCGTCGGCGCGGCAGCGGCCGCTACCGGCGTTTCGCTGTTCGGCGGGTTGGCGACGTCCACCGCGTCTGCGGTACCGCAGCGAACCCGAGGCAGCATCGGCTCGGTGTCCACGGCCCCGAGGCTTCCGTCCGGCTTCACGAGGACATTCACGAGCCGCTTCGTCGAGGCCAACGGGATCCGTCAGCACGTGGTCATCGGCGGCGGCGGTCCGCCTCTGCTGCTGGTCCACGGGTGGCCCGAGAACTGGTACGCCTGGCGATTCCTCATGCCGGCACTCGCGCGTGACTTCACCGTCATCGCCGTCGACCAGCGCGGGATCGGCCTGTCCGAGAAGGCATCCGACGGCTACGACACGGCCACGCTGGCCGATGACCTGGCCGCGCTGATGACCGCACTCGGCCACGACCGTTTCGCCGTCGTCGGCCACGACACCGGCTACATCATCGGCTACGCGCTGGCCGCCGACCACCGCGACCGGGTCAGCCGGCTGGTCGTCGCCGAGATCCCCGGACCGCCCGGCGTGGAGGATCCAGAACATCCCGCGCCGCCGTTGTTCCTTCCCGAGTTCCTCAACAACAGGCTGTGGCACATCCCGTTCAACCGGGTCGACGACGAACTGATCGTGGACATGGTCCGAACCAACGCCAACGCCTTCTACCGCTACGAGTTCGCCATCCAAGGCGGCGGCGCCACGCTCCCGGACCATGCCATCGACTACTACGTCAGCCTGTACAACCGCGACCGGAACGCGCTGCGAGCCAGCTTCGGCCTCTACCGTGCCTGGGACGCCCACCTCGCGCAGAACATGGAGCGCCAGAAGACACCGCTGACGCTCCCAGTCCTCGGGATCGGCGGCGAGAACAGCTGGGGTCCGGCCGCGGCCGCGGGCATCAGGCCCGCCGCGAGCGACGTACAGGGAGCAGTCATCGCCGGCGCCGGCCACTGGCTTGCCGAGCAGGCTCCGGCGCAGATGCTCGAGATCCTGCGCAGCTTTCTGGCGCCGTATCTGCAGGGCGCCGGGTAG
- a CDS encoding FAD-dependent oxidoreductase — translation MPRILIVGGGYAGFYTAWKLEKKLRSGDAEVTLVDRRPYMTYQPFLPEVLAGSIEARHAGVSHRRHLRRTRLVAGMVTAIDHAHRVVTVRHNDGHRLDLGYDVIVVTAGAVTRKFAVPGIAEQAIGLKNVEEAVAIRDKLLTAFDLAAGLAPGPRRRKLLTVTFVGGGFTGVEGFGELLSLATALLKRYPEIRREELQFHLVEATGRILPEVTDGPGRWVVRSLERRGAHVHLNTQVTSTVDGHVVLSTGEEFDSELIVWATGNGVNPVIGRHTDLPVDRRGLVVVRPDLRVGTDDDPVPDAWAAGDDAAVPDLASPVQGALAVPNAQHAYRQGKLLARNIAATLKGKKPKKYLHHSLGAVATLGIGRGIFQYRRLVITGLPAWLMHRGYHVLAVPSWERKIRVFSVWLTAALCGRDILSLAAVQRPREAFVTGGEPVVPAEDRSPTP, via the coding sequence ATGCCTAGGATCCTCATCGTCGGCGGCGGGTACGCCGGCTTCTACACAGCCTGGAAGCTCGAGAAGAAGCTCCGATCGGGCGACGCCGAGGTGACGCTCGTCGACCGCCGGCCGTACATGACCTACCAGCCGTTCCTCCCCGAGGTCCTGGCCGGCTCAATCGAAGCGCGCCACGCAGGCGTGTCCCATCGACGCCATTTACGCCGCACCCGCCTGGTCGCCGGCATGGTCACGGCAATCGACCACGCGCATCGGGTGGTCACCGTCAGGCACAACGACGGTCACCGCCTGGATCTCGGGTACGACGTCATCGTCGTCACCGCGGGCGCCGTCACCAGGAAGTTCGCCGTACCGGGTATCGCCGAGCAGGCCATCGGCCTGAAGAACGTCGAGGAAGCGGTCGCGATCCGGGACAAGCTCCTCACCGCGTTCGACCTGGCCGCCGGACTGGCCCCCGGTCCACGTCGCCGCAAGCTGCTCACTGTCACGTTCGTCGGCGGCGGCTTCACCGGAGTCGAGGGCTTCGGCGAACTCCTGTCACTCGCGACCGCGCTGCTGAAACGCTACCCGGAGATCAGGCGTGAGGAATTGCAGTTCCACCTCGTCGAGGCGACCGGTCGGATCCTGCCCGAAGTCACCGACGGGCCGGGACGCTGGGTGGTTCGTTCACTGGAACGGCGCGGCGCCCACGTCCATCTGAACACGCAGGTGACCTCAACGGTCGATGGGCACGTCGTACTGTCCACCGGCGAGGAGTTCGACTCGGAACTGATCGTGTGGGCGACCGGGAACGGCGTCAATCCCGTCATCGGCAGGCACACCGATCTGCCCGTCGACCGCCGCGGCCTGGTCGTGGTGCGTCCCGATCTCCGGGTCGGAACCGACGACGACCCCGTGCCCGACGCCTGGGCCGCCGGTGACGACGCCGCCGTACCCGACCTCGCATCGCCGGTGCAGGGTGCGCTCGCGGTACCCAACGCTCAGCACGCCTATCGCCAAGGGAAGCTCCTCGCGCGCAACATCGCGGCCACGCTGAAGGGCAAGAAGCCGAAGAAGTACCTGCACCACAGCCTTGGCGCTGTCGCGACGCTCGGCATCGGCCGCGGCATCTTCCAGTACCGGCGCCTCGTCATCACCGGCCTTCCCGCCTGGCTGATGCACCGCGGCTACCACGTACTCGCCGTACCCAGCTGGGAGCGCAAGATCCGGGTCTTCTCGGTCTGGCTGACCGCGGCCCTGTGTGGCCGGGACATCCTCTCGCTGGCCGCCGTACAACGGCCGCGCGAAGCCTTCGTCACCGGCGGCGAACCGGTCGTTCCCGCCGAAGACAGGTCACCCACTCCCTGA
- a CDS encoding sigma-70 family RNA polymerase sigma factor has translation MIKTPVDANTPWDDLVRDHFAQVYRIACGLTRNRHDACDLTQDVFVQVFRNLATYTPQNFDGWLYRITVNLFRSQTRRNRQLRLHQLGQDVVDERPSGQPGPDELLTDRIVDNDIRAALADLPTQYRVAVLLRDIDGLSNQEIATVLDIKRGTVGSRLHRGHARLRAALAHRAPTASHGGHHA, from the coding sequence ATGATCAAGACGCCGGTGGACGCGAACACACCATGGGACGACCTGGTGCGGGATCACTTCGCCCAAGTCTACCGGATCGCCTGCGGCCTGACCCGCAATCGCCACGACGCCTGCGACCTCACACAGGACGTCTTCGTCCAGGTCTTCCGCAACCTCGCGACGTACACGCCGCAGAACTTCGACGGCTGGCTCTACCGGATCACGGTGAACCTGTTCCGCTCCCAAACACGCCGCAACCGGCAGCTCCGGCTGCACCAGCTTGGTCAGGACGTCGTCGACGAGCGTCCGTCCGGGCAACCTGGTCCGGACGAGCTGCTCACGGATCGAATCGTCGACAACGACATCCGTGCCGCCCTGGCCGATCTGCCGACGCAGTACCGCGTCGCGGTCCTGCTCCGCGACATCGACGGGCTGAGCAATCAGGAGATCGCAACCGTTCTCGACATCAAACGCGGCACGGTCGGCAGCCGGCTGCACCGCGGACACGCGCGCCTGCGGGCGGCGCTGGCGCACCGCGCCCCGACAGCATCACACGGAGGACATCATGCCTAG
- a CDS encoding YceI family protein — translation MATATAELTGEYTIDTAHSRVGFVARHAMVTKVRGAFNQWEGTAYIDGANPANSSARVTIDAKSIDTRNRQRDDHLRSNDFVDMNTHPEITFASTSVEQLDDSTFRMIGDLTIRGVTRPVGIDFEYTGTAVDPYGNRRVGLEGSTVINRKDFGVTWNAALEGGGVLVSEKVTLEIEVSAVRNP, via the coding sequence ATGGCGACCGCAACAGCCGAGCTCACCGGCGAATACACCATCGACACCGCACACAGCCGCGTCGGGTTCGTTGCCAGGCACGCGATGGTGACGAAGGTCCGCGGAGCGTTCAACCAGTGGGAGGGCACTGCCTACATCGACGGAGCGAACCCAGCCAACTCGTCAGCGCGCGTGACGATCGACGCCAAGAGCATCGACACGCGCAACAGGCAGCGTGACGACCATCTGCGCAGCAACGACTTCGTCGACATGAACACCCACCCCGAGATCACCTTCGCGTCGACCAGCGTCGAGCAGCTCGACGACAGCACCTTCCGGATGATCGGCGACCTCACGATCCGCGGCGTCACCAGGCCGGTCGGCATCGACTTCGAGTACACCGGCACCGCCGTGGACCCGTACGGCAACCGGCGCGTCGGCCTGGAAGGCTCGACCGTCATCAACCGCAAGGACTTCGGCGTGACCTGGAACGCGGCGCTGGAAGGCGGCGGCGTACTGGTCTCCGAGAAGGTCACCTTGGAGATCGAGGTCTCCGCCGTCAGGAACCCGTGA
- a CDS encoding universal stress protein — protein MYDPKVSRSGVRRTGPVVLAAVGSLADGLDAVAWAAAEASARHASLHLLHVIPFDPFGLEYVGPGDGGPYDAARLFVDQAAEHARRVAPHLSIATRISAGDPARTIALEGDKADLVVLGREANCRPLHGWSRSLILQVTARSRGPVAVIGFAVRPLSGCAAGRVVAVAPSYLTPTAAWAVLGTAFNAAHQRGIGVTVLADVTGKNSPSGTSLDELLAPHLQAFADVDVRREPLTGPRGSLLTHTSRAAALVVLPVPETRVARWRSRSAIRRLLETVPAPITFVHARSGPLLVRRASSVGGAR, from the coding sequence GTGTACGACCCGAAGGTCTCGCGGAGCGGAGTACGTCGAACGGGCCCCGTTGTCCTGGCCGCCGTCGGCAGCCTGGCGGACGGTCTCGATGCCGTCGCCTGGGCTGCCGCCGAGGCCTCGGCCCGCCACGCCAGCCTCCACCTGCTGCACGTGATCCCCTTCGACCCGTTCGGCCTTGAGTACGTCGGACCGGGCGACGGTGGCCCCTACGACGCCGCGCGGCTCTTCGTCGACCAGGCCGCCGAGCACGCCCGCCGCGTCGCGCCACACCTGTCGATCGCCACACGCATCAGCGCAGGCGACCCCGCACGCACGATCGCGCTCGAAGGCGACAAGGCGGATCTCGTCGTACTGGGACGCGAGGCGAACTGCCGGCCACTTCACGGCTGGAGCAGGTCGCTGATCCTCCAGGTCACCGCGCGATCCCGAGGCCCGGTCGCGGTGATCGGCTTCGCCGTGCGACCACTCAGCGGGTGCGCCGCTGGCCGCGTGGTCGCCGTGGCACCCTCGTACCTCACCCCAACCGCCGCATGGGCAGTCCTTGGAACGGCGTTCAACGCCGCCCACCAACGTGGAATCGGCGTGACAGTGCTTGCGGATGTGACCGGCAAGAACTCACCGAGCGGCACCAGCCTCGACGAGCTGCTGGCACCACATCTGCAAGCATTCGCCGACGTCGACGTACGACGAGAACCCCTGACCGGTCCGCGAGGGTCCCTTCTCACGCACACTTCTCGGGCCGCTGCGCTCGTCGTGCTGCCTGTTCCCGAGACACGGGTCGCCAGGTGGCGATCGAGATCCGCGATCCGCCGGCTACTCGAAACCGTCCCGGCGCCCATCACGTTCGTGCACGCACGCTCCGGCCCGCTCCTCGTTCGCCGGGCAAGTTCTGTCGGCGGTGCCCGATGA
- a CDS encoding FAD-binding oxidoreductase, producing MGRLTWQRARVVGVLDETATARTLTLEIDAWSAHRPGQHVDVRLTAADGYTAVRPYSIATPANGSRIDLTVELTEKGEVSTYLVGGTKTGTELEVRGPLGGWFVWDGADPAPVQLVGGGVGVAPLMAMLRAHDWVAERGPMRLLYSVRSPKTLLYATELAGRIRSQDPTSAVTVLYSRASPDTEPRPPARITTSDIETYGLPPVPGTRCYVCGSTGFVEAAIELLIEAGFAADNIRAERFGL from the coding sequence TTGGGACGACTGACCTGGCAGCGCGCCAGGGTGGTCGGCGTCCTGGACGAGACCGCGACCGCGCGCACACTGACGCTGGAGATCGACGCCTGGAGTGCGCACCGGCCCGGGCAGCACGTCGACGTACGCCTGACCGCCGCGGACGGTTACACCGCCGTTCGTCCGTACTCGATCGCCACCCCGGCGAACGGATCGCGGATCGACCTGACGGTGGAGCTGACCGAGAAGGGCGAGGTGTCGACCTATCTCGTCGGCGGGACGAAGACCGGCACGGAGCTGGAGGTCCGGGGACCGCTCGGGGGATGGTTCGTCTGGGACGGTGCCGATCCGGCGCCGGTCCAGCTCGTCGGTGGCGGTGTCGGCGTCGCGCCGCTGATGGCGATGCTCCGCGCGCACGACTGGGTGGCCGAACGCGGCCCGATGCGGCTGCTGTACTCCGTCCGCAGCCCCAAAACGTTGCTATACGCAACCGAGCTGGCCGGGCGGATCCGCAGTCAGGATCCGACGTCGGCGGTAACCGTCCTGTACAGCCGCGCGTCGCCCGATACCGAGCCGCGGCCTCCGGCCAGGATCACCACCTCTGACATCGAAACGTACGGGCTGCCGCCGGTCCCTGGAACTCGTTGCTACGTGTGCGGTTCGACGGGATTCGTCGAGGCCGCCATCGAGCTGCTCATCGAAGCGGGATTCGCCGCCGACAACATCAGGGCCGAGCGCTTCGGGCTCTGA